A region of Coccinella septempunctata chromosome 5, icCocSept1.1, whole genome shotgun sequence DNA encodes the following proteins:
- the LOC123313955 gene encoding uncharacterized protein LOC123313955 gives MPSIDKLKASIAESMVKRENAFAAASTLLNLVKGLTTEVQVANMCLTELTWLEKSFREADDLIVRLNTQLEESERDESPSTFAAFFETCLHIRAAHSGITIPSSVAAPSSSSVELPIPRVELPCFSGKIEVWPGFIALFDALVHQSTSMAPVQKFHLLSSALSGEAASVISGFERNSANYLLAYQALHSRYQNPRRLADLYVNQILESRPASLSSLPQLKRFITTHQNAINAIKALPISDLADYLLLSDKNYYLTIIRQELLLTIIQQETILRVLESSTLTSARSSALRRSSRPQSPAASASVPISSAQPSPGPSSRPHAYAGVRPSASSSSSSACVYCSANHSIRQCREFKAMNIHQRRAFVAESCVSFGSVLSHMRVTTPHDPPLGTYHLALFSFPRVRDPPLTDQCSSLPPTGSRSPIRAVISRGTSVRGRYRETSRPTGSASSRASLAPPSRHSCSTSGSGTD, from the exons ATGCCGTCGATAGACAAATTGAAGGCCTCTATCGCCGAGTCGATGGTCAAGCGCGAAAATGCATTCGCCGCAGCTTCCACTCTGCTCAATTTAGTTAAGGGTTTGACCACTGAGGTCCAGGTAGCTAACATGTGCCTGACTGAATTGACCTGGTTGGAAAAATCATTCAGGGAAGCTGATGACTTGATAGTCAGACTGAACACTCAGTTGGAGGAGTCTGAGCGTGACGAATCACCTTCCACATTTGCAGCATTCTTCGAAACTTGCCTGCATATTCGTGCAGCCCACAGCGGCATAACCATACCTTCGTCTGTTGCCGCGCCTTCCTCATCGTCGGTTGAGCTTCCGATTCCTCGGGTTGAGTTGCCCTGCTTTTCCGGTAAAATCGAGGTTTGGCCCGGATTTATTGCTCTCTTCGACGCCCTAGTGCACCAAAGTACCTCTATGGCGCCCGTTCAGAAATTCCATCTGCTGTCGTCGGCTCTTTCCGGAGAGGCCGCATCAGTGATCTCCGGATTCGAGAGGAATTCGGCCAACTATCTTCTGGCTTATCAGGCCCTTCACTCCCGCTACCAGAATCCCCGGCGTCTGGCAGATCTTTACGTGAACCAGATTTTAGAGTCCCGACCAGCATCTCTGTCTTCTTTGCCACAATTGAAACGGTTCATCACCACCCATCAGAACGCCATAAATGCCATCAAGGCGCTGCCAATATCAGATCTGGCAGACTATCTTCTGTTATCCGACAAGAACTATTATCTAACTATTATCCGACAAGAACTATTATTAACTATTATCCAACAAGAAACAATT TTGCGAGTGTTAGAAAGTTCTACTCTCACCTCGGCCCGATCGTCTGCGCTCAGGAGATCGTCAAGACCTCAATCACCAGCCGCCTCAGCGTCTGTTCCTATATCGTCTGCTCAACCTTCCCCTGGTCCATCCTCTCGCCCCCATGCATATGCTGGAGTACGCCCCTCTGCTTCATCTAGTTCGTCCTCAGCTTGTGTGTATTGCTCCGCGAATCACTCCATTCGCCAGTGTCGAGAATTCAAGGCCATGAACATCCACCAGAGGCGAGCTTTCGTGGCTGAGAG TTGCGTGTCGTTCGGATCAGTGTTGTCACACATGCGGGTGACAACACCACACGATCCTCCACTTGGCACCTACCACCTCGCCCTTTTCAGCTTCCCACGCGTAAGAGATCCTCCCTTGACGGACCAATGTTCTTCTTTGCCTCCTACCGGCTCCAGGTCTCCAATCCGCGCTGTCATCTCTCGGGGCACTTCAGTCAGGGGTAGATATCGCGAGACTTCTAGGCCAACTGGTTCTGCATCGTCTCGAGCGTCCCTCGCTCCTCCGTCTCGTCACTCTTGCTCCACCTCCGGAAGCGGTACCGATTGA